Proteins co-encoded in one Streptomyces sp. JH34 genomic window:
- a CDS encoding flotillin family protein produces the protein MDAISWGIGVLVAVVLLITVALVFVVTRLFRKVEQGKALIISKTKKVDVTFTGAVVLPVLHKAETMDISVKTIEIRRTGREGLICQDNIRADIHITFFVRVNKTVEDVIKVAQAIGTERASDKAAVQEFFAAKFSEALKTVGKQLDFVDLYTKREEFRDRIIRVIGTDLNGYHLDDAAIDFLEQTPMAQLDGANILDAQGIRKITELTSIEHVRTNEFQRTEQKEITRQDVDARETILELERRQAEAEIKQRREVETLRAREESATARVQEEERLGSQSAFIRTEEQLGIQRENQAREVAVAQKNRERVIAVENERIEKDRLLEVIGRERETELNRIAATKEVEAERREVADVIRERIAVDRTVAEQEESILTLRSVEESERTRRSVIIAAEAEAQEKLVKDIKAAEAAEAAAVHLAAEQLTLADARLKTADLDAQAKLRLAEGIQAENAAAGLAEVQVREAEAEVTEKAGLAEAQATEARLRAEAEGARLKALAVAEGTQAQASADAAVIGEKLKAEAEGLTEKAAAMAALDDASRGHEEYRLRLDAEKEIRLAEFEVRRQVAEAQATVLATGLENADIDIVGGDSVFFDRLVSSVSLGRSVDGFVENSKTVQALAGPWLDGQGSFTDDLTRVLGSLSSGDVRNLTVSALLTQLMRSPGAASGQVKQLLAAAEELGLAGMTVSSLTGAPSANGTAPVPPARNGAAAV, from the coding sequence ATGGATGCCATCTCCTGGGGCATCGGCGTGCTCGTCGCCGTTGTCCTGCTCATCACCGTCGCTCTGGTCTTCGTCGTCACCCGTCTCTTCCGCAAGGTCGAGCAGGGGAAGGCGCTGATCATCTCCAAGACCAAGAAGGTCGACGTCACCTTCACCGGCGCGGTGGTCCTGCCGGTACTGCACAAGGCCGAGACCATGGACATCTCGGTGAAGACCATCGAGATCCGCCGGACCGGGCGTGAGGGCCTGATCTGCCAGGACAACATCCGCGCCGACATCCACATCACCTTCTTCGTCCGCGTCAACAAGACCGTCGAGGACGTCATCAAGGTCGCACAGGCCATCGGCACGGAGCGGGCGAGCGACAAGGCCGCCGTCCAGGAGTTCTTCGCGGCGAAGTTCTCCGAAGCCCTCAAGACCGTGGGCAAGCAGCTCGACTTCGTCGACCTGTACACGAAGCGTGAGGAGTTCCGGGACCGGATCATCAGGGTCATCGGGACCGACCTGAACGGCTATCACCTCGACGACGCCGCGATCGACTTCCTCGAGCAGACGCCCATGGCGCAGCTCGACGGCGCCAACATCCTGGACGCGCAGGGCATCCGGAAGATCACCGAGCTGACGTCGATCGAGCACGTGCGGACCAACGAGTTCCAGCGCACCGAGCAGAAGGAGATCACCCGGCAGGACGTCGACGCCCGGGAGACCATCCTGGAGCTGGAGCGCCGACAGGCCGAGGCCGAGATCAAGCAGCGCCGCGAGGTCGAGACGCTGCGGGCCCGCGAGGAGTCGGCCACCGCCCGGGTGCAGGAGGAGGAGCGGCTCGGTTCGCAGAGCGCGTTCATCCGGACCGAGGAGCAGCTGGGCATCCAGCGGGAGAACCAGGCCCGCGAGGTCGCCGTCGCGCAGAAGAACCGTGAGCGGGTCATCGCGGTGGAGAACGAGCGCATCGAGAAGGACCGGCTGCTCGAGGTCATCGGGCGTGAGCGCGAGACCGAGCTGAACCGGATCGCCGCGACGAAGGAGGTCGAGGCGGAGCGCCGTGAGGTCGCGGACGTGATCCGGGAGCGGATCGCGGTGGACCGCACGGTCGCCGAGCAGGAGGAGTCGATCCTGACGCTGCGGTCCGTCGAGGAGTCGGAGCGCACCCGTAGGTCCGTGATCATCGCGGCGGAGGCGGAGGCCCAGGAGAAGCTGGTCAAGGACATCAAGGCGGCGGAGGCGGCGGAGGCCGCGGCGGTCCATCTGGCGGCCGAGCAGCTGACGCTCGCGGACGCCCGGCTGAAGACGGCCGACCTCGACGCGCAGGCGAAGCTGCGGCTGGCGGAGGGCATCCAGGCGGAGAACGCGGCGGCCGGGCTCGCGGAGGTCCAGGTCCGTGAGGCCGAGGCCGAGGTCACCGAGAAGGCCGGCCTCGCGGAGGCGCAGGCCACGGAGGCCCGGCTCAGGGCCGAGGCGGAGGGAGCGCGTCTGAAGGCCCTGGCGGTCGCCGAGGGCACGCAGGCACAGGCGTCCGCGGACGCGGCGGTGATCGGAGAGAAGCTGAAGGCCGAGGCGGAGGGGCTCACGGAGAAGGCCGCGGCGATGGCGGCACTCGACGACGCCTCGCGGGGGCACGAGGAGTACCGGCTGCGGCTGGACGCGGAGAAGGAGATCCGGCTCGCGGAGTTCGAAGTCCGGCGCCAGGTCGCGGAGGCACAGGCGACCGTGCTGGCGACGGGTCTGGAGAACGCGGACATCGACATCGTCGGAGGCGACTCCGTCTTCTTCGACCGGCTGGTGTCCTCGGTCTCCCTGGGCCGGAGCGTGGACGGCTTCGTGGAGAACTCGAAGACCGTGCAGGCACTGGCGGGGCCGTGGCTCGACGGTCAGGGGTCGTTCACGGACGACCTGACCCGGGTCCTGGGATCCCTGTCCTCCGGAGACGTGCGGAACCTGACGGTGTCGGCCCTGCTCACCCAGCTGATGCGGTCGCCGGGGGCGGCCTCGGGGCAGGTGAAGCAGCTGCTCGCCGCGGCGGAGGAGCTGGGGCTGGCGGGCATGACGGTCTCGTCGCTCACCGGCGCGCCCTCGGCGAACGGGACGGCCCCCGTGCCGCCCGCGCGGAACGGGGCGGCCGCCGTGTAG
- a CDS encoding helix-turn-helix domain-containing protein: MAEPEISERFLEGYARILSDVAETGRRLTREELETRRTLGREAAEAGHQLRALVRRHLAETRAAWPDGTARSSSTDSVLGAVEQVVDAFAEGFERAQRLTVRREEAARREFIDDLLYGRSDLGRLAERATRFGLRLSRAHAVAVAAGPEAYTESDAVPRNVEAALLARFSGRKILLTTKDGRLVCIAPGSQPDVLRYFAKQAHAATDGHQVAVGRPHRGPGGVVHSYDEALDALDLAQRMGLDDPVLYAADLLVYPVLTRDRQAMADLVRSELGPLKEARGGAEPLLRTLAVYFDAGCVAAETARRLSLSVRALTYRLERIHQLTGSDPSDPMHRYTLQTAVIGARLLDWPAKEL; the protein is encoded by the coding sequence GTGGCGGAGCCCGAGATTTCGGAGAGATTCCTGGAGGGCTATGCCCGCATCCTGTCCGACGTCGCGGAGACCGGTCGCCGGCTCACCCGGGAGGAGCTGGAGACGCGGCGCACGCTCGGCCGTGAGGCCGCGGAGGCGGGACATCAGCTGCGGGCGCTGGTGCGGCGCCACCTCGCGGAGACCCGCGCCGCCTGGCCGGACGGTACGGCGCGCTCGTCGTCCACCGACTCCGTGCTGGGCGCCGTGGAGCAGGTGGTCGACGCCTTCGCGGAGGGCTTCGAGCGGGCGCAGCGCCTGACCGTGCGGCGCGAGGAGGCGGCGCGGCGGGAGTTCATCGACGACCTGCTGTACGGGCGCAGCGACCTGGGCAGACTCGCGGAGCGCGCCACCCGGTTCGGGCTGCGGCTCTCGCGCGCGCACGCCGTCGCGGTGGCGGCGGGACCCGAGGCGTACACCGAGTCGGACGCCGTGCCCCGGAACGTGGAGGCGGCCCTGCTCGCGCGCTTCAGCGGGCGGAAGATCCTGCTCACCACGAAGGACGGGCGCCTCGTCTGCATCGCTCCCGGCAGTCAGCCGGACGTCCTGCGGTACTTCGCCAAGCAGGCCCACGCCGCGACGGACGGCCACCAGGTCGCGGTCGGCCGCCCGCACCGCGGCCCCGGCGGGGTGGTCCACTCCTACGACGAGGCGCTCGACGCCCTCGACCTGGCGCAGCGGATGGGGCTCGACGACCCCGTCCTGTACGCCGCCGACCTGCTGGTCTACCCGGTACTGACGAGGGACCGGCAGGCGATGGCCGATCTGGTGCGCAGCGAGCTCGGCCCGCTCAAGGAGGCGCGGGGCGGGGCGGAACCGCTGCTGCGGACGCTGGCCGTGTACTTCGACGCGGGCTGCGTCGCCGCCGAGACCGCCCGTCGGCTGTCGCTCAGCGTGCGCGCCCTGACGTACCGGCTGGAGCGGATACACCAGCTGACCGGATCCGATCCGTCCGACCCGATGCACCGCTACACACTGCAGACGGCGGTGATCGGCGCCCGGCTGCTGGACTGGCCGGCGAAGGAGCTCTGA